The DNA segment attaaaatgccacttttgtcaagatttaaaaaaaaaaaaatgtttttgtgacTTCCTACTATATGGGAGGCAACTCCATAAACAGCTGATTTTCACCTGTTGCAAAAAGCACTTTGATTTGTCAGGTAAGATAGCTcctttcggagcaggcgaacgtaggcTGAAACTACATTTTCTTAAATCAGCCGGACAAGCTCTTCGAAATGCATATTATAAGAAATCTCAAATATATGCACAGGTTACTGATCCATGTGTCCAAAGGTGGTctgtttttaaggttttttaggGGGAAAATGCCTAATTTCCAGCTGATAACTTGTACCAATTTGCATGTTTAAACAAGAgatgttggatttttttttatttattcagacAGTTCATAGAATTATCTTTCCATTGATGTATAGATATCTATATAACTATGAATATCTGACTTCTGCATGATGGGTCCACTATTACATGCCCTGTTACAGAATGACGTCGCgtaaaaaactgttgattgcacccttaatACAAAGAAACGggaaactgaaatattaaaggATTGTTTGGTGATACGGTAAACTAGACTAAAAATAGTCTTAATCACTTAGCAGTGTCTCATTGATAAAACAAGAGGTATAAGATGTGCCAATCCTTGAAGGAATGTAGACCAAACGTTAACATGTGTTTACCGTAACCGCATATCGTATTTGATCACGGTTTACCGTAACAACAgctcagacaaaaaaaaaggcatCCTTGAAATCACAACATATTGTGATTTCAAGGATGCTTAATTATGTGTTTAAAACTGGCTCAAGGCAAGACGGACTGAGCTTGCATTAGCGCGTTTTTCAACAGAGGGTTCAAGCATAGAGGAGATGAGAGACTTTAACGTTTCGTTAGTGTTTTCTGGGAAAGAGAGGGTGTTGGAGATTTGAGATTGGACCATAGAGGTAGCGTCACTATCGGAGAATGGGAAAGCTCCGAAGAGCATGACGTAGAGCATAACTCCCATACTCCACATATCGGCTTTCATGGCGTTGTGTTCCATTCCCATAATAACTTCTGGGGCAGCGTATGGGAGGGTTCCACAAAATTCTTCAGATTCGCCAACAATATCGGACGACTTGGCAAATCCAAAGTCGGCCAATTTGACACAACCATTAGACAACAAGACGTTTTCTAATTTAATGTCATTGTGGGCGATTCCAATTGAGTGGCAGTATTTGATTGCTTTGACAACCTGAGAGAAGAGAGAGAGGGTGGCTTCAACGGACATGAGACCGTTTTTCATTATGTATTCAAAGACATCTCCGAATTCAGCGAATTCCATCAAAACGAAGGCAAATTCTTCGGCTTCGATGATTTCAATGGCTTCGACGATGTTTTCGTGTTTGAGGCTGAGAAAAGCTTCAAACTCAGTTGAGGTTTTGATGACTTTCTTTATTGCAACTTTAACGAATATTTCGCTAGAGGCAGAGAAAACTTCTTCAGTAAGAGCTACAACATTTGAGAGTCCACTGTTCattaaaaattccattttaaactggCGTGGATGTGATGTGATAAAGATACCAAATAGTGAAATGCAAGCCTTATATAGTAAATCGCCCGATATGGCCTCTTCCATGTCTTGATGTTCAAGGGGAGACAAGTCTAAATAAATGCTTCCTTACATGATAAAATAGTACATTTTTGGAAATAGCTCCCCTTTTCATTAATGGTACCTACTCTTGCAAACGGTTAACATTTCTAAGgcatttttcttatatgtttacCGTTGCCATAAACTTTTCCATAGCTTGTGACTGCGATGTTTACCGTAACCATACAAATTCTATTAAAGGTTTACCGTAGCTCAACTAGTATAAGTATACTCTGCAGTTTACCGTTTCTTCGCACGCTGAAGGTTTACCACAACAAACAACGATATTAAATCACTGTCTGAATGTTCAAGGGGATATTTGCTTCCAATTTATTCAATGAGTTTCGGATTAGAAATGAATTCCacagaagacaaaaaaaaaactgtatgcTGATACGGGAAACTGGACTATAAAGTATAATACTGGGTCCTTTTATTTTGGTATTGCATCTTTCTTTACCGTACCCTCATACAATTAGTTTACCTAGAAATGTCTTTGCTCTGAGCAGATAATATCAGCAACGTCATAGTGTTTGAGGAGAAGTTATCAGCGACCGTCACAAGACGTTGTCAGGCCTACGTTTGTCAAGCGCAAACCAGTTCAAAAGAGGGGGCGAATAGTGAAAGAACGAATACGAGAGTATAGGTGTTCAGCCGCTCGACGCAAGGTGAAGCTCTCTGGCTCGCGGCTGATATGTTTCCGATATCAATAGACAGAAACTATGAAATCATTACCTATCAATATCCTTATCTTGTTTCTCAAACATTTAATACAAAGAAACGggaaactgaaatattaaaggATTGTTTGGTGATACGGTAAACTAGACTAAAAATAGTCTTAATCACTTAGCAGTGTCTCATTGATAAAACAAGAGGTATAAGATGTGCCAATCCTTGAAGGAATGTAGACCAAACGTTAACATGTGTTTACCGTAACCGCATATCGTATTTGATCACGGTTTACCGTAACAACAgctcagacaaaaaaaaaggcatCCTTGAAATCACAACATATTGTGATTTCAAGGATGCTTAATTATGTGTTTAAAACTGGCTCAAGGCAAGACGGACTGAGCTTGCATTAGCGCGTTTTTCAACAGAGGGTTCAAGCATAGAGGAGATGAGAGACTTTAACGTTTCGTTAGTGTTTTCTGGGAAAGAGAGGGTGTTGGAGATTTGAGATTGGACCATAGAGGTAGCGTCACTATCGGAGAATGGGAAAGCTCCGAAGAGCATGACGTAGAGCATAACTCCCATACTCCACATATCGGCTTTCATGGCGTTGTGTTCCATTCCCATAATAACTTCTGGGGCAGCGTATGGGAGGGTTCCACAAAATTCTTCAGATTCGGCAACAATATCGGACGACTTGGCAAATCCAAAGTCGGCCAATTTGACACAACCATTAGACAACAAGACGTTTTCTAATTTAATGTCATTGTGGGCGATTCCAATTGAGTGGCAGTATTCGATTGCTTTGACAACCTGAGAGAAGAGAGAGAGGGTGGCTTCAACGGACAAATTCTCCAACCGGCAACTTCTTCGGTTTCGataatttcaatggctaattcATTCTCTGGTTAAAAATAGGTGATTTACTCAGATGATCATCCACCGTGCACATTTCACAATCACACAAAATGTCAGAATTTTCGAAAGTATGACGATTATTCtttgagaaaaatataaattcaatcaGCTTACCATACTTATCATCAAGTAACAATATCCCATTTACAACATGGAAGTTTTAATAAGGATTTTTAAGGGACTTTATTCGTGGGTACTGAACTGGTATCCCGTCAACTGGAATCCTACTCTATATTGGATAAAATGCGATTTGAtagttacttaaaaaaaaatggaaaataaatttgttgtagacagttttttataaaaggtttttcatatcaaattatGTATATCCTCAAgaataatatataatgtatttcttgGCTGCAAGAATTTcatgaactttttgaaaataaaaataccagctcaaaagagggacgaaagataccagagacagtcaaattcaaagatcgaaaataactgacaacaccatggcttaaaatgaaaaaagacatttacaGACAAATAcgagtacacaagacacaacatagaaaactataggttgcatttctgttaatattgacaatgcaattttccataggaactccttttcggctaaaactgtaccaattttactatgaagttttatcctagaattgaaaatttatatgcactacaattttttttcaaaggtcaaaatatagggctgtgcagatattttcaacgtttatatgccctgaacttttcagagtttaaactcacactaattttcttaactacccctaacCTCGAATGAAGGGTTActacagatttcaatgtaaacaatatgcacatgtatatttactggtaacattcccaagttatgtctctatgagatgGAACAcaagagagcataactggggaccattatgtaaacaaaattaattttctactAATATTCtaaatctccccaaaagaggcgtggtttaagaaacagctgtatttgcaaagtgcaacctataaaCTAAGCATAACGAACCCCACCATAATCATTTGCATTACTTATTATCTTTGTTGTCGAGGCTTGTGCAGTGCTAGAAAATAGAAGTTTGATATACATCTGACGCGAATCTTACATTCACCAGGAACTGAGGAACAGTCAACCCAAAAAATCTGAAAaccaaatgaatatttatagtAATTGTATTTAACATGGATGCTTCGATTAATTATATTTTGCGTTTTTAAAGAATCCAAATGACAACAGTATAATCgctttattattttgtttgaaattaaatatttattaactaAGACTACTGTATAATATGATGTTAATTAAGTAAGAGTTTGATGTTtaccaaaatgtttttttgtaatttgacatctatattttacagaaatattaaagtgaaaaaaatcgAGACGAACAAtaactgaaatttataaaaacatatagatGTGTTGTGTTTCTTCGTTTCATTAAGTCGGTATGCAGATTGAAGTCAGAGCTTCGTGATCTAAaataatccaaaaaaaaatcacagacgGGATACTTCAAATAAGATTCAGTTCCCGCATTCAGCAAACTGATTATTTGTTTGTGAATTCCAATAATTATTCTAGATCGAGTGTTTGCATTCAGAATGAGTCACGTTCAGTGTTTCACTATAACCGCGACGTATGTTTGTTATTCTAATTATTGACCGGGTTAACATTTAGCCCTTTACAAATATACTTACCTGTGTTATAAAACTCTTTGTAAAACGGTGATAAAAGCACTGTATGATAATGAAATATTCGGGTAAGTAAattattatcgctattttgttgTATAAGCATGTGTAATTTATTTAACTGGCTGTGATACAGTGTGAATTCGTTTTGTTAACAGCTTCAGACACAATATTGACCTTTCTATTTCGTTACATAATAGGGGCGAGTACAGGAGAACTGATATGCAATATTCTATTACTATGTAAGTGTAAGGTCTTAGGTGTGTGGTATTTAAATACATTAGAAAACTGAACATTCAGtgcaaataatgaaaaaataccGTTCGAAATCATGTCTTCGTTATATATAGTACGCTACATGATGCaaacttaaatattaaaatagttcTTGTCCTCAACAATGTTCGAGCAATTCATTAATTCATTAactgatttataaaatattactttgataaaaaaaaaaataaggagactGTAGTATGATTACCAAAGAGACCAACTCCTTACCACCAAAGTTTGAATTACAAGTGGATGAAATATATGCACCCGCACGACCTTCAACGATGAGAAAAAAGAAACCATGCGTATTGTCGGGTTTTAGAAAAAACCTGGCAGACATAATTATACTAGTACAATGATGAAAAACATGTAACAGAAACACAGGTCGGACGTGGCATCGAGTTTATACATCCCTCAAAACGAAAAAGGCACAAAGTACAAATCTGAAAACACTCACATGCAGTTACTGATAGTTAGTTCGTTCAAAACCAATaacaactgttaaaaaaaacatgtatcgAGGTCATTGCTATGGAAAATACGGTAATATTTATTTACGGTCAATAGCCTTGACCTCGGAGATGAAGATTGTTACAAGTTTAGTCTTatacaaagatttttaaaagtcacggtttaataaaatatcttttagtGAGGATTGTAGGTATACCAAATGGTATGGTCAAATACCTTAAGGTCAAATTTGaaggtttttttgtgtttatgaCACCGCAGTGGACCTGCAATGGTCATTACTTTCCACCCAacccaccccctttttttacccccccccccccactagTGATCTGATATCATCTTTACTCTCTTCTTAACTTGAAAACATACATAATGTACTATCATGATATCAAATTATATGCATATGTAATTAATTAATGAatacttgaaatttaaaaaaaagaaagaaattgacACATATATATTGGGGgaatttcaagaaaatcaaattgaatCAGATACAGTTTTACTAAGTTATATGGTGttttggttgggtttttttcattatatttaatttgtctttatcGACCTAAAGTGGGGTCTGCTCCaatcatgcttcagtgattccctatataatctaACATATGTTCCCACTAAAGGGGTGGTCCGGGCCTCGAGACTCTCCCTTTTGGTTACGCCTATGGTTTGTAATAAACGGtcccgggtgcgggattttctagCCGTATTTAAGACTCACTGAtagccttcggctgttttctgctctttggccggttgttgtctctttgacacattcccaatttccattctcaattttatacaattcTTAACTGGTATCCCGtgtatatgaaatatgaattattgGTTGAGCAATAATGTCGATGGCCATCATTCTCAGAACCAAACACGCACAGTACTGAAAGTTTAACTTGTGAAACTATATACTTAGTACATTAGATTCTGCCACACAATCTCATTATGTTCGATATCCATCCACTCGTGATAAAGGTCAAATTTAAAACTAgttgtatttttgtaaatttgcaaactaaaaatcattaaaacatttgttatgGCGGGGAAAACACGAGACAAATTTTATCGTGGTTCATCAAAATTTATCATACTTGTCACAACCGGAATGAGAGAGtataacaattttttcaaatattggtTTATCCTTGAAATCATACGTTTCACACCCATGATTAGAGTTGACGAATTAGGTTGATTTTCGatttatttttagcttttcacagtgattcagaaatacatgtttttacatattccttttcaaaattttgttgtaatgtttcatttttgttatagaAGTCGTAAACTACTGCATTGAATATTGGTAGCTTGAAGATACTAATAATGAAATAGCACTTActgtttaaatactttaattaaaaatagtatatgtttaagtaaaaaaaaagtatgagaTAGCAATCTAGTCGAAACTCACTTGGTTTGTGATAAATAGTCAATAAGTTTCCAACCCATTTTCTAACATGACAACACTTTCCCCCGTTTTATTCTTCTTCTCTTCTTCTTTAGTTACAGAAAACCATCATCATTTTGAAGATTACATTCTGGCGCATGTCTGATTGAGgttgctttttaaaattaatttcaatttttctttatttttaagatttacaatttttattgaaCTTTTATTGATAATAATGCTTATATTTGTCAAAACTTAATTGTAATTTGTCATTTGAAAGATCCACTGTTAACTTTTGAAAACTTCGCCCCtaaacaaaaacacacacaTATGAATATACTAGCctggagatgtggtataattgccaatgagacaactattcaacAGAGCCCAGATTAACCAATAATCAACAGAAGACGTACTTTAGTGGCGCTAATGAAGTTGtatacagcccgtaacagagtAGAGATCGAATTCACGTTTCTTTTCCGTCAGAATAAGttacgttatcgacaaacttatttcagaagtgacataatttaattttctttatcgacaaatatttcatgtccaaCGTGTAAGATTTCATTGTTTAAGTCGAAGTTTTTTTAACACagtaaatcattttttataatcaacCTCTTCCATtggcattttcattttaacggTAAAGTTAATGTTGctcaatgaaaatattatatactgCTTGCACTGTGAATATTTATGggattcaacactgtaatagtTTTTCTTTCGTCTGATACAGAATACcccatatcttttctttttcatatctaTCTGTTTATTGTGCCCCCGGTATAGTGTCAATCATACATCGTTGCAATACCGACATGCTTGTACTTTGtcacagaaaaaagaaaaaactgaaataaatttccttcaaatcgaagtaaaaatacaaatgtaccctttaacatttgaaatgttaaagACAAAATTGCTCTATATCTTAAGTTATTgacgaatatttgaaatttaaacctcTATAAGAAGTGATGATGTAcggcatttcattttatcattggtaATGATCCATATCTGacagaaaagaaatattcataattctcAGAAAATTTTCGTAAATATTGTTAGATACCACTAATCGTTCCAACAATCAAGAAAACAGAGACAAACAGgggaaaaaatatgaaaatgaaaagatatgacTTAAGTGCTTCAGGGAGACGGCactcaatttacaaaaaagtaattgatgttttaatgaACTGTAGAGGTATCCTCAGGTTTTCAACAAGGGTAGAATTCAAAACCTTGAATATGAAAGCCTCGAAATCCATGATACTTTTTCTCTGCGGTGGTTATATCTACAAAATCCAAtcatgtacacgacatataaaacatgtatattcatacatgtatttatatatttggaatttatttttgtttccaaataGAATTATAAGGTTATGTATAAGTGCCTTCGTTCACTGCACAATTGTAAATTGTCTTTCTAAAGACCAGCAAAAATGAATGGCACAAGTTCACGAAGTCATAAAAAAAGTCGTATAAATTACGTTATCGAACAAAAACGCAGAAATACGGAATATTACATGTGAATGGTTAGGAAATCCGTTTCCCCTACATGTTTTGAAagtcaaagaaaaatgtttcCCCTGATACAAACGTTTTAAGAACCACCTTTGTGTAACCTATAGACTAATTCGACTGTATATAAGGAAGTTAATATGTTTACTCTGATTTGAAATTATCTCGTTTAGaactttttttagtaattgaGAACCTATGTTGTTAATGGTTAATAGGTGAAATGTTGCACGGTCCCTCAAAAAGACAGCAAGCGGAGTTTTCCGGGCGATTTTCATTTGTACACTGCTAAAAACTGTCAGGTCCTAGCCATGTTATATTTtggagaacattttttttactgatttttactaaaaaaaatattcgctGTGTGTGCCATGCAAGAAATAGTTTTGCTCGATATTTTGTCATGTCTCGTTTAAACTGTACTAGAAAAATTTTGGCATGCATGTGAAACGGACGAAGACATATTCTGTACAACTGGTGTAAAACAAGGAGACAATTTATCGCCTACATTAttctaaattttcataaatgaccTAATAGCTGAACTGAATGAATTGAATATTGGCATTGACATCTCAGACAGGAAATTATCGGCGTTACTTTATGCAGACGATATAGCTTTATTGGCTAAAAACGAAGACGATCTACAATTATTGTTATATAAGCTCGGGGACTGGTGTAAACGCTGGAGAGTCTTAATCAACACCAATAAATCTAAATGTGTTCACTTCAGAAATCAAAATGTAAGCAGACTGATTACAATTTCATGACCGGAAGAAATAAACTTGAAGTTGTTGACATTTAACGGAAATTTTACCACAACCGCCGAAGCACTGTCAAAAGGGGCTGGTAGAGCACttggaaaaataatttctaacattcaTTCATTTAAAGAGATTGGAATAAAGTCATTTGAAAAGCTATTTTACTCGTGTGTTGTGCCTATACTAGACTATGCATCCGGAGTTTGGGGGAACCGAAAGTTTCAAGCCATAGAGAACATCCAGAACCGATCTATACGTTACTTTTTAGGAGTTCATCGTTTTGCCCCACTTCTTGGTATTTATGGGGATATCGGATGGATCCCGTGCCACTACAGACATTGGACTAATATTGTGCGTCTCTCGCATTACAAAACAAGCCTTTAATCACGACTATGAAAAATGTAGAAATAATTGGTGTTCTGACTTCAAAGACATACTCATGAAACTTGGTATTGTGGACTACTTTGAGCGCAAGGACGTTATAAGTATGACTTTGTTCGAATCCATCTTGAAGGAACACTATAACTGTTTATGGAAAAATGACATTGTGAAAACTCCAAAGTTGAGAACTTATGTGAAACTAAAGActaattttgaaatagaaacttatgtaaaattaaatttaaacaaaactgaaCGATCTTTCCTAACACAGCTGAGATGAGGAATTCTTCCTTTGAGACTAGAGACAGGTAGATATAGCGGCGAGCAACCAAATGAACGCTTATGTAAGTTTTGTAACAGCAATTCCATGGAGGACGAGTGTCACTTTATTCTCCACTGCTCCTTATATAATGACTTGAGAGAATCTgcttttaatgatatattttctgGCAATGAACTAATAGATATGACAAACGATgaaacaagttgctttctttaaaaaaagaaaagcaatacatgaaccTAAGACTGCTGACTGCCGGGTCACCAAAAGATTGTTGCTGAATTTGTGTTTGCTTTTGTATTGAAATCATTGACTGTGAATAGAAGAAGCCGGTTGAAAGGATATATTTACAGCTTATATATGAATGGTCCGATTTGAATAGTCATTTATAGCTCgactattctttttattacttGGGAATGTACATTTTCCCAATTATAACCCTTTGGCAAATTCTCATTTCTAATAACTGGATGACTTATGCAAATTACACAAACCTTTCGCAGTATAAATTTATGCACTCAGTTTGCTTTATAATCTGGAATTCtggatgcatttattttatctatcatatctttatattttgtttcctaCATGAATGCCTTTATACCCAACTGGTATTTAAAGCTGTCTTAACTCATGGTAGATGGTTTATGGGGTGAAACCTGCGACATGCGTTTAATTTGGACCCCTTATGAAGAGACTTGGTCTCATAAAACATCTCAAATTTTAAGGATTTCCTGATTTTACTTAAATTCAAACATTATACATGGAAACTTAGTTTTGCCGAAGAATTTCTTAATTCAGAAGTTTATGAGTACCTGTATCCacttttaaaataaccaatttatataaaaaggtatatagatataaaaagataccagaattaaaatgaTGCACGCAAGACAAGAGTTAAGTCTACAAAAatgcatcagtgacgctcgaatgaaaaaagttaaaaggctaAATACATAACAAAGTTAAGGAATCTATTCCTTGGGTAGACAATCCTTAGCTTTTCgaaaatgtcaaatgtaaatCTCTTTCTGCCGTGTCCTGAATTTAGAtaacaaaaacgaaaataagCTTTCTCGAGTGAATTTAATAGTTTTGCATACAGTATTATTTTAGCGCACGAAATAGTAAATAGAAAGCATCTCACTGATGCTCAGGAAAAGAAAACGCATTTGCTTCATCAAATATCTTAATATAATAGTTGCATTCTATTGACATTTTATCCGGATTTTTTTGAAAACGCAAAACGATAGTGTGCAGCCTTTTGAAATGTGATCTTTAATGTGAATGAATCAAGACGTGTAGGATAGTTGGTCAACACaatgaatacaattttcaaaaccgTATCATAGTAAAAATATGTAGATGCTATAAGGTTAAACTATTtaaacaaaccaacaaaaattgaatcaaaattttattataaactaACGTTCCTGCTAGGACTTCTTTTTCAAATTCcttttcaaattcttttgaatattatatatgataTCAATAAACACGAACGTCAAGTATTTACGGATGGATATGATATTGAAtctataatttctaaattattacATTCCACTATGTGAATATATTACTATACAAACTATAAGCAAAAACTACTTAATCCATACTAAAACAGTATAAAATCAACATAACTATGGTTGTAATTAAATTCTGTTGTGAATATTGTAAATTATGTTTACGGTTGTTCTGAGCTGCAAGGATTTGAAATAATGCTTTATATTAATAGTGTAACAA comes from the Mytilus trossulus isolate FHL-02 chromosome 3, PNRI_Mtr1.1.1.hap1, whole genome shotgun sequence genome and includes:
- the LOC134710506 gene encoding testis-specific serine/threonine-protein kinase 3-like is translated as MEFLMNSGLSNVVALTEEVFSASSEIFVKVAIKKVIKTSTEFEAFLSLKHENIVEAIEIIEAEEFAFVLMEFAEFGDVFEYIMKNGLMSVEATLSLFSQVVKAIKYCHSIGIAHNDIKLENVLLSNGCVKLADFGFAKSSDIVGESEEFCGTLPYAAPEVIMGMEHNAMKADMWSMGVMLYVMLFGAFPFSDSDATSMVQSQISNTLSFPENTNETLKSLISSMLEPSVEKRANASSVRLALSQF